From Limnochordia bacterium, a single genomic window includes:
- a CDS encoding CPBP family intramembrane metalloprotease: MESRTTSSLVGVTMAAFVFISAVLMLPLETFCFTVSPRLLAVIFLSPFYVMILGCFVSTFRDRMTVVFSNKRNLIFYFLFLAGWGSLLLLVREQFRFYYLPYILIVHALPVMLSRNWGKRLSWKDILLALYLAVIAQSSFLGGDGGLMISGQYPFIFSASFSHLSAFTTTLLIYLVIRKVDLGYTLDLSRKEFLLSIGLILVLLVLLVPLGLAWGFLTPGVETLRWQNFWVAAAFFLFNSSLGEELLARGILQNYVFSVLPKGSSWTGILIASLVFGLGHIYNPKFAVLAFLASLAFGWIYWRTGKLWSAVLVHGGINVIWQLVYLWC; the protein is encoded by the coding sequence ATGGAGAGTAGGACCACAAGTTCGCTGGTTGGGGTAACGATGGCCGCCTTTGTGTTTATCAGTGCCGTCTTAATGCTCCCTTTAGAGACGTTTTGCTTCACGGTTTCCCCGCGACTTTTGGCAGTTATTTTTTTATCCCCGTTTTACGTGATGATCCTAGGATGTTTCGTCTCCACCTTTCGGGACCGTATGACTGTCGTTTTCTCTAACAAGAGGAATCTCATCTTCTACTTCCTTTTTTTAGCTGGGTGGGGCAGTCTGCTGCTCTTGGTTCGAGAGCAGTTCAGGTTCTACTACCTCCCCTATATCCTGATTGTGCACGCGTTGCCGGTAATGCTTAGTCGCAATTGGGGGAAGCGACTCTCCTGGAAGGATATATTACTAGCTTTGTACCTGGCAGTGATTGCCCAGTCCAGTTTCCTTGGCGGGGATGGAGGTTTGATGATATCCGGGCAATATCCTTTTATCTTCTCCGCATCCTTTAGTCACTTATCTGCATTTACTACAACGCTGCTTATCTACCTCGTAATTAGGAAGGTAGACCTAGGCTACACGTTGGACTTGAGCAGGAAGGAGTTTCTTTTATCCATTGGTTTGATCTTGGTCTTGCTTGTCTTGCTCGTTCCCTTGGGTCTTGCATGGGGGTTTCTCACACCCGGGGTAGAAACCCTAAGGTGGCAAAACTTCTGGGTTGCTGCTGCCTTTTTCCTCTTTAACAGTTCCCTAGGAGAGGAACTCTTGGCCCGGGGAATCCTCCAGAACTATGTTTTCTCTGTGTTGCCCAAAGGCTCTTCTTGGACGGGGATCTTGATTGCATCGTTGGTCTTTGGACTTGGCCATATTTATAATCCGAAATTTGCGGTGTTAGCTTTCCTTGCCAGCTTAGCCTTCGGCTGGATCTATTGGCGAACAGGAAAACTGTGGAGTGCGGTCTTAGTACATGGTGGCATAAATGTCATCTGGCAGTTGGTGTACCTTTGGTGTTGA